In Acidimicrobiia bacterium, a single genomic region encodes these proteins:
- a CDS encoding response regulator transcription factor — protein sequence MPGQVLLAEDDRATRDSVARALELEGYAVDAVGDGAAALDAVDARGPDLIVLDLMMPNVDGLSVCRRLRARGDHTPVLIVTARTEVSDRVSGLDAGADDYLPKPFALDELLARVRALLRRATYDTPDRELVVTDLRIDEAARRAWRGDRELALTKTEFDLLQFMARNAGIVLTRSTIYERIWGYDFGPDSKSLAVYIGYLRRKTEEVGEPRLIQTVRGVGYTLREQ from the coding sequence ATGCCCGGACAGGTGCTGCTCGCCGAGGACGACCGGGCCACCCGCGATTCCGTGGCCCGGGCCCTCGAGCTCGAGGGGTACGCGGTCGACGCGGTCGGCGACGGCGCCGCCGCCCTCGACGCCGTCGACGCCCGGGGGCCGGACCTGATCGTCCTCGACCTCATGATGCCGAACGTCGACGGGCTCAGCGTGTGCCGGCGGCTGCGGGCCCGCGGGGACCACACCCCGGTGCTCATCGTGACCGCCCGCACCGAGGTGTCCGACCGGGTGTCGGGCCTCGACGCCGGCGCCGACGACTACCTGCCGAAGCCGTTCGCGCTCGACGAGCTGCTGGCCCGGGTGCGGGCGCTGCTCCGCCGGGCGACCTACGACACCCCCGACCGGGAGCTCGTCGTCACCGACCTGCGCATCGACGAGGCGGCTCGGCGGGCCTGGCGCGGCGACCGCGAGCTGGCGCTCACGAAGACCGAGTTCGACCTCCTCCAGTTCATGGCCCGCAACGCGGGGATCGTGCTGACCCGATCGACGATCTACGAGCGGATCTGGGGCTACGACTTCGGGCCCGACTCCAAGTCCCTCGCCGTCTACATCGGCTACCTGCGGCGCAAGACCGAGGAGGTCGGCGAGCCCCGGCTCATCCAGACCGTGCGCGGCGTCGGGTACACGCTGCGCGAGCAGTGA
- a CDS encoding SDR family oxidoreductase — protein sequence MPRQVAFVTGASRGIGKACAVHLARAGFDVAVTARTVVDGEAREHSSTVHRSDTRPLPGSLAATADEVRAAGREALVLPADLLDRASLGAATAVLLERWGGVDVLVNNGRYIGPGHMDRFLETPLELLDRHLDANVMAPLVLLRHCLPAMLERGGGRVLNITSSVAWTDPPAPAGEGGWGLGYAMSKAALHRVAGLVQRELAGTGIVLLNVDPGFVATERMAQDMGEFGFDASAAAPPDAVGAAVAWLASAPDVGAWAGGVVAAQPLCHERGLLPGWSGPVPNPV from the coding sequence ATGCCGAGACAGGTCGCGTTCGTCACCGGCGCCAGCCGCGGCATCGGCAAGGCCTGCGCCGTGCACCTGGCCCGAGCCGGGTTCGACGTCGCGGTGACGGCCCGCACGGTCGTCGACGGCGAGGCCCGGGAGCACTCGTCGACGGTGCACCGCTCCGACACGCGCCCGCTGCCGGGCAGCCTGGCCGCGACCGCGGACGAGGTGCGCGCCGCCGGCCGCGAGGCGCTCGTCCTGCCCGCCGACCTGCTCGACCGGGCGTCGCTCGGCGCCGCGACGGCGGTCCTGCTCGAGCGGTGGGGCGGCGTCGACGTCCTCGTCAACAATGGCCGCTACATCGGCCCCGGGCACATGGACCGGTTCCTCGAGACGCCGCTCGAGCTGCTCGACCGGCACCTCGACGCCAACGTGATGGCGCCGCTGGTGCTGCTCCGCCACTGCCTGCCGGCGATGCTCGAGCGCGGCGGCGGGCGCGTGCTCAACATCACGTCGAGCGTGGCCTGGACCGACCCGCCGGCCCCGGCCGGCGAGGGCGGCTGGGGCCTCGGGTACGCGATGTCGAAGGCGGCGCTGCACCGCGTCGCCGGACTGGTGCAGCGCGAGCTCGCCGGCACCGGGATCGTGCTCCTGAACGTCGACCCCGGGTTCGTCGCCACCGAGCGCATGGCCCAGGACATGGGCGAGTTCGGCTTCGACGCCTCGGCCGCGGCGCCGCCCGACGCGGTCGGCGCCGCGGTGGCGTGGCTCGCCTCCGCCCCCGACGTCGGCGCGTGGGCCGGCGGCGTCGTCGCGGCCCAGCCGCTGTGCCACGAGCGCGGCCTGCTGCCGGGCTGGTCCGGCCCGGTCCCGAACCCGGTGTGA
- a CDS encoding FAD:protein FMN transferase, with protein MRADRFRAMGSDAVVLVVGGAPAHLAQARRRVEELEARWSRFRPDSELNRLNAAAGDGPRRVSADTFTLLEHAREAWRLTDGRFDPTVLGDVLRAGYTTSFDDPAVTSAGVGRAWTRGCDRIELDPVARTVALPAGVGVDPGGIGKGLAADLVVAELLAAGAAGAAVNLGGDVRVAGAPPADAWVVAVDHPWRDEPAAVVHLDDGAVATSSRLRRAWTTRRGAAHHLIDPRHGRPATVGAASATAVAARGWQAEALAKAGFLAGPVAGVDLLDRLGVGGLVVDEDGAVLTGRGLRPFLAGAAPAAVPS; from the coding sequence ATGCGAGCTGACCGCTTCCGCGCCATGGGCAGCGACGCCGTCGTGCTCGTCGTCGGCGGCGCGCCGGCGCACCTCGCGCAAGCCCGGCGGCGCGTCGAGGAGCTCGAGGCCCGCTGGAGCCGGTTCCGGCCCGACAGCGAGCTGAACCGGCTCAACGCCGCCGCCGGCGACGGCCCCCGGCGGGTGTCGGCCGACACCTTCACGCTGCTCGAGCACGCGCGGGAGGCCTGGCGCCTCACCGACGGTCGCTTCGACCCCACCGTGCTCGGCGACGTGCTCCGAGCCGGCTACACCACCAGCTTCGACGACCCGGCCGTCACGAGCGCCGGCGTCGGCCGGGCCTGGACCCGCGGCTGCGACCGGATCGAGCTCGACCCGGTCGCCCGCACCGTCGCGCTCCCGGCCGGCGTCGGCGTCGACCCGGGCGGGATCGGGAAGGGACTGGCCGCCGACCTCGTCGTCGCCGAGCTGCTCGCCGCCGGCGCCGCCGGCGCGGCCGTGAACCTCGGCGGGGATGTACGCGTCGCCGGCGCGCCGCCCGCCGACGCCTGGGTGGTCGCCGTCGACCATCCGTGGCGCGACGAGCCGGCGGCGGTCGTGCACCTCGACGACGGCGCCGTCGCGACGTCGAGCCGCCTCCGGCGGGCCTGGACCACCCGGCGCGGCGCCGCGCACCACCTCATCGATCCCCGCCACGGCCGCCCCGCGACCGTCGGCGCCGCCAGCGCGACCGCCGTCGCGGCGCGGGGCTGGCAGGCCGAGGCGCTGGCCAAGGCCGGGTTCCTCGCCGGCCCCGTGGCGGGCGTCGACCTGCTCGACCGGCTCGGCGTCGGCGGGCTCGTCGTCGACGAGGACGGGGCCGTCCTCACCGGCCGGGGCCTGCGGCCGTTCCTCGCCGGGGCCGCGCCCGCGGCGGTGCCGTCGTGA
- a CDS encoding cupin domain-containing protein, translated as MSRRRVVTGHDQHGRSVFVVDETVEPVTLSLLPGAAFHQVWGRDGPASVPDDTACLDRYRYFPPVGGFRFGFFTLAPDTVTVGTDVDLGAALDELEARLPGMAEVMEPDHPGMHTTDTVDFDVVMSGEVWLELDDGREVRLGSGDCVVQNGTRHAWHNRTREPCTVAVAIVGARRRS; from the coding sequence ATGAGCCGACGTCGGGTGGTGACGGGTCACGACCAGCACGGGCGGTCGGTGTTCGTCGTCGACGAGACCGTCGAGCCGGTGACGCTCTCGCTGCTGCCGGGCGCGGCGTTCCACCAGGTCTGGGGACGCGACGGGCCCGCGTCGGTGCCCGACGACACCGCGTGCCTCGACCGGTACCGCTACTTCCCGCCCGTCGGCGGCTTCCGGTTCGGGTTCTTCACCCTCGCGCCCGACACCGTCACCGTCGGCACCGACGTCGACCTCGGCGCCGCGCTCGACGAGCTCGAGGCGCGGCTGCCCGGCATGGCCGAGGTCATGGAGCCCGACCACCCGGGGATGCACACGACCGACACCGTGGACTTCGACGTCGTCATGTCGGGCGAGGTGTGGCTCGAGCTCGACGACGGGCGCGAGGTCCGCCTGGGATCCGGCGACTGCGTGGTCCAGAACGGCACCCGGCACGCCTGGCACAACCGGACCCGCGAGCCGTGCACGGTCGCGGTGGCGATCGTGGGGGCCCGTCGCCGATCCTGA
- a CDS encoding ferric reductase-like transmembrane domain-containing protein has product MTTQLWWYVARASGLLSWALLAAAVLWGLALSSRVFGRRPRPAWLLDLHRYLGGLAVVFVGVHVGAILLDTYVHFGLVDVLVPFAGTWHPAAVAWGIVAMYLLLAVELTSLARQRLPLRVWRRVHYASFPLFVLATVHGLTAGTDRSPAVQVGMLAVAGVVALLTLLRALPARGAPASSRPPGPRPDPRPPTAPRGVARTPVSATVDADPGPPPASPRVTRAPVRATVGADLGPPPAPPARLPAGRR; this is encoded by the coding sequence GTGACGACCCAGCTCTGGTGGTACGTGGCGCGCGCCAGCGGGCTGCTGTCCTGGGCCCTGCTCGCCGCCGCCGTCCTCTGGGGCCTGGCCCTCAGCAGCCGCGTCTTCGGGCGGCGGCCCCGGCCGGCGTGGCTGCTCGACCTGCACCGCTACCTCGGCGGCCTGGCCGTCGTCTTCGTCGGGGTCCACGTCGGCGCCATCCTGCTCGACACCTACGTGCACTTCGGCCTGGTCGACGTCCTCGTCCCGTTCGCCGGCACCTGGCACCCCGCCGCGGTGGCGTGGGGGATCGTCGCCATGTACCTGCTGCTCGCGGTCGAGCTCACGTCGCTGGCCCGGCAGCGGCTGCCCCTCCGGGTCTGGCGCCGGGTCCACTACGCCAGCTTCCCGCTGTTCGTGCTCGCGACCGTCCACGGGCTGACCGCCGGCACCGACCGGAGCCCGGCGGTGCAGGTCGGGATGCTCGCCGTCGCCGGCGTCGTGGCGCTCCTCACGCTGCTGCGCGCGCTCCCCGCGCGCGGCGCGCCGGCCTCGTCGCGGCCGCCGGGCCCCCGCCCCGACCCGCGACCGCCGACGGCGCCGCGAGGCGTGGCGCGGACGCCGGTCAGCGCCACCGTCGACGCCGACCCGGGACCGCCGCCGGCGTCGCCGCGCGTCACCCGGGCGCCGGTGCGCGCCACGGTCGGCGCCGACCTCGGGCCGCCGCCGGCGCCGCCGGCGCGGCTCCCCGCGGGCCGGCGCTGA
- a CDS encoding class I SAM-dependent methyltransferase has protein sequence MAGSTGADRAREQRLVFGEVADAYDRVRPTYPEPLFDAVARFAALGPGDRVLEVGCGTGRATVPLARRGLTVLGLEPSADMAAVARRHCAAFPAVRIDTTTFEAWPVERHAFRLLVSAQAWHWVAPAARATKAHDALAPGGGLALCWNRVRWRPDDPVRAALDATYDRLAPTLAARRPGFPGLGAAPATPPSVVELEASGRFGPVRRHEYPWHARYRADRYVELLSTQSDHRMLPEPERRALLDGVAAVVADAGGEIRVDYIAELYLARRA, from the coding sequence GTGGCCGGGTCCACCGGCGCCGACCGGGCGCGCGAGCAGCGGCTCGTCTTCGGCGAGGTCGCCGACGCCTACGACCGGGTCCGGCCGACGTACCCCGAGCCGCTCTTCGACGCGGTGGCCCGGTTCGCGGCCCTCGGACCCGGCGACCGGGTCCTCGAGGTCGGGTGCGGCACCGGGCGCGCCACGGTGCCCCTGGCGCGACGCGGCCTCACCGTCCTCGGCCTCGAGCCCAGCGCCGACATGGCGGCGGTGGCCCGACGACACTGCGCCGCCTTCCCGGCCGTGCGCATCGACACCACGACCTTCGAGGCCTGGCCGGTCGAGCGGCACGCGTTCCGGCTGCTCGTCTCGGCCCAGGCCTGGCACTGGGTCGCCCCGGCGGCGCGGGCGACGAAGGCCCATGACGCCCTCGCGCCGGGCGGCGGCCTGGCCCTGTGCTGGAACCGGGTCCGGTGGCGGCCCGACGACCCGGTCCGGGCCGCGCTCGACGCCACTTACGACCGGCTGGCACCGACGCTGGCGGCTCGCCGACCCGGCTTCCCCGGGCTCGGGGCGGCCCCGGCGACGCCCCCGTCGGTCGTCGAGCTCGAGGCGTCGGGCCGCTTCGGGCCGGTGCGCCGCCACGAGTACCCGTGGCACGCGCGCTACCGCGCCGACCGGTACGTCGAGCTGCTCAGCACCCAGTCCGACCACCGGATGCTCCCCGAGCCGGAGCGGCGGGCGCTGCTCGACGGGGTGGCCGCGGTCGTCGCCGACGCCGGCGGCGAGATCCGAGTCGACTACATCGCCGAGCTGTACCTGGCCCGGCGGGCCTGA
- a CDS encoding mannosyltransferase family protein yields MASPAIDTRWVGRVLRTYGLSRLLVLAAALVATAGSDPGAGPWPPIPGPHVALLRALGRWDGAWYIDIAQHGYHHVNIPPGGDASYAFFPFYPWLIRAESWLTHGSPLVIALLLATVLGGVGALLIWVLTAQAFDERIAYRAATLFCFFPGSFVLSMAYTEGLTIAAAAGAILALTRRRWVLAGALGAVAAMTRPTAAVLIVVAGWSAVAAWRRGAGARPFVAPALTTAGAATVVVYQWVLTGHPFEWLHVEQVTWHDHSGFTVDIVHRFENWVQTGILGFGVGDLNDPVWAGGFVLALIGAWLLVRRRLPAELTIYGFGALLFAVSSFNVGPRPRPLLLAFPVIIAAAASVRGWWWRVVVVASALGLLAMSLLTFLTLSAVP; encoded by the coding sequence GTGGCCTCGCCGGCGATCGACACGCGCTGGGTCGGCCGCGTGCTCCGCACCTACGGGCTGTCGCGACTGCTCGTCCTCGCCGCCGCGCTCGTCGCCACCGCCGGCAGCGACCCCGGGGCCGGGCCGTGGCCGCCGATCCCCGGTCCGCACGTGGCGCTCCTCCGCGCCCTCGGCCGGTGGGACGGCGCCTGGTACATCGACATCGCCCAACACGGCTACCACCACGTGAACATCCCGCCCGGCGGCGACGCCAGCTACGCCTTCTTCCCCTTCTATCCCTGGCTGATCCGGGCCGAGTCGTGGCTGACCCACGGCTCGCCGCTCGTCATCGCGCTGCTGCTCGCCACCGTGCTCGGCGGCGTCGGCGCCCTGCTGATCTGGGTGCTCACAGCCCAGGCCTTCGACGAGCGGATCGCGTACCGCGCCGCCACGCTGTTCTGCTTCTTCCCCGGCTCGTTCGTCCTGTCGATGGCCTACACCGAGGGGCTCACGATCGCGGCCGCGGCCGGGGCGATCCTGGCCCTCACGCGGCGGCGCTGGGTGCTCGCGGGCGCGCTCGGCGCGGTGGCCGCGATGACGCGCCCGACGGCGGCGGTGCTGATCGTCGTGGCCGGCTGGAGCGCGGTGGCGGCGTGGCGGCGTGGTGCCGGGGCCCGCCCGTTCGTCGCCCCCGCCCTCACGACCGCCGGCGCCGCGACGGTCGTGGTCTACCAGTGGGTCCTGACCGGGCATCCCTTCGAGTGGCTCCACGTCGAGCAGGTCACCTGGCACGACCACTCCGGCTTCACCGTCGACATCGTCCACCGCTTCGAGAACTGGGTGCAGACCGGGATCCTCGGCTTCGGCGTCGGGGACCTGAACGACCCGGTGTGGGCGGGCGGCTTCGTGCTGGCCCTGATCGGCGCGTGGCTGCTGGTGCGGCGGCGGCTCCCCGCCGAACTGACGATCTACGGGTTCGGGGCGCTGCTGTTCGCGGTCAGCTCGTTCAACGTCGGGCCCCGGCCCCGCCCGCTCCTGCTCGCCTTCCCCGTCATCATCGCCGCCGCCGCCTCGGTGCGCGGCTGGTGGTGGCGGGTCGTCGTCGTGGCGTCGGCGCTCGGGCTGCTGGCGATGAGCCTCCTCACCTTCCTGACCCTGTCGGCGGTGCCGTGA
- a CDS encoding glycosyltransferase family 39 protein has translation MTAPPRVGAATATGAAPRPAERPDEGAEPLPRGTRADRALRGAVLVAALAFVACYLAVAFARFDYPYQLEWLEGGVLGHVTRVLHGEGLYGAPSLRFTPYLYTPLYYFVSAGAAWVFGLHLSTLRMVSIAASLVTLAAVYRLVWLETRNRWAAVVAAGVLAACFRLSGAWFDLARVDSLFVALLFVGLLCVRRTTTTRAAALAGVVLAAAYFTKQSALLPSLAVLPFLWWRDRRLAVVYAASFGGLLAATTLWFDHATGGWFGQYTIHLAGQHALLRSEFVGFWTHDLVRPLGVALIVGAVGLLAYRRGDAGRFWIPVTGGLLLASYTARLHTGGYDNVLLPAYGGVALVTGLGLHALTFPGVVRRHRATVRIVLVAVVAMFASLAYNPFRQVPSASTARAGDRLVADLGRLPAPVYLPSQSWLLDRAHPGTPTTAQAAALDDIFRGHVRGSNRTLARTLRGAVAERRFASIVVDSPSVFSYLPGNLVRSYCKVETLPRRDRLEPVTGTITAPATVWMPRGPATRCIDDGLRWHVRVW, from the coding sequence GTGACCGCGCCCCCGCGCGTCGGGGCCGCGACGGCGACGGGCGCGGCCCCGCGCCCCGCCGAGCGGCCCGACGAGGGAGCCGAGCCCCTCCCCCGAGGGACCCGCGCCGACCGCGCGCTGCGCGGCGCCGTCCTCGTGGCCGCGCTCGCCTTCGTCGCCTGCTACCTGGCGGTGGCGTTCGCCCGGTTCGACTACCCGTACCAGCTCGAGTGGCTCGAGGGCGGCGTCCTCGGCCACGTCACGCGCGTCCTGCACGGCGAGGGCCTCTACGGCGCCCCGTCGCTCCGGTTCACCCCGTACCTCTACACGCCCCTCTACTACTTCGTGTCGGCCGGCGCGGCGTGGGTGTTCGGGCTGCACCTGTCGACGCTGCGGATGGTGTCGATCGCGGCGTCGCTCGTGACGCTCGCGGCCGTGTACCGGCTGGTCTGGCTCGAGACCCGCAACCGCTGGGCCGCGGTGGTCGCGGCCGGCGTGCTGGCGGCCTGCTTCCGGCTCAGCGGGGCCTGGTTCGACCTGGCCCGGGTCGACTCGCTCTTCGTCGCCCTGCTCTTCGTCGGCCTCCTCTGCGTGCGCCGGACGACGACGACGCGGGCGGCGGCGCTGGCGGGGGTCGTCCTGGCCGCGGCCTACTTCACCAAGCAGTCGGCCCTGCTGCCGAGCCTCGCGGTGCTGCCGTTCCTCTGGTGGCGCGACCGGCGACTCGCGGTCGTCTACGCCGCCTCGTTCGGCGGGCTGCTCGCGGCGACGACGCTGTGGTTCGACCACGCCACCGGCGGGTGGTTCGGCCAGTACACGATCCACCTCGCCGGGCAGCACGCCCTCCTGCGCAGCGAGTTCGTCGGCTTCTGGACCCACGACCTCGTCCGCCCGCTCGGCGTGGCCCTGATCGTCGGCGCGGTGGGGCTGCTCGCCTACCGGCGCGGCGACGCGGGCCGGTTCTGGATCCCGGTGACCGGCGGCCTGCTGCTGGCCAGCTACACGGCTCGGCTCCACACCGGCGGCTACGACAACGTGCTGCTCCCCGCCTACGGCGGCGTGGCCCTCGTCACCGGCCTCGGCCTCCACGCGCTGACGTTCCCCGGGGTGGTCCGGCGGCACCGGGCCACGGTGCGGATCGTGCTCGTCGCCGTCGTGGCCATGTTCGCCAGCCTGGCCTACAACCCCTTCCGGCAGGTGCCGTCGGCGTCGACGGCGCGGGCCGGCGACCGGCTCGTCGCCGACCTCGGCCGGCTCCCCGCGCCCGTGTACCTGCCGTCGCAGAGCTGGCTCCTCGACCGGGCCCATCCGGGCACGCCGACCACGGCCCAGGCGGCCGCGCTCGACGACATCTTCCGCGGCCACGTGCGGGGCTCGAACCGCACCCTCGCCCGCACGTTGCGGGGCGCCGTCGCCGAGCGCCGGTTCGCGTCGATCGTGGTCGATTCGCCGAGCGTGTTCTCGTACCTGCCCGGCAACCTCGTCCGCTCCTACTGCAAGGTCGAGACGCTGCCGCGCCGCGACCGGCTCGAGCCGGTCACCGGCACGATCACCGCGCCGGCCACGGTGTGGATGCCCCGGGGGCCGGCCACGCGCTGCATCGACGACGGCCTCCGTTGGCACGTCCGGGTCTGGTAG
- a CDS encoding HAMP domain-containing sensor histidine kinase yields MTLRARLAVGLAVLAGISVIAVAVISYVATDDRLHGNVDDELTSYAARLRDPDGNVARMLCDSLGGHGPFQGGGPLVEFGGLLGGLPRGAVQCIDAQGAVTGWTGSVNLPVDRSTVLTATATSSGLLPATEPTTTVVKGQAYRVVAVARPGGGEIRVARGLEDTTEVLGSLRDLSIGVGVAVIALAAAVGWLIARRVTRPVLRLTDAAEAVGATGQLEVDVPEGGRDEVGRLARAFRSMLDALHRSRTQQQRLVQDAGHELRTPLTSLRANIDTLRRHPELAGGPRQQLLADLDGELRELSSLADELVALAVDRYDDESPRRVRLDELASRAGARAERRSGRAIVVDAEPAVVEARPGQLERAIGNLLDNAVKFSPDGTPIDLTVRPGRLTVRDRGPGVAPADLPLVFDRFYRAVDGRSLPGSGLGLAIVREAVEAAGGRVEASNHPGGGAVFTIELPEAPPA; encoded by the coding sequence GTGACCCTCCGAGCCCGCCTGGCGGTGGGGCTGGCCGTGCTCGCCGGGATCTCGGTGATCGCGGTGGCGGTGATCAGCTACGTCGCCACCGACGACCGGCTGCACGGCAACGTCGACGACGAGCTGACGAGCTACGCGGCGCGCCTGCGGGACCCGGACGGGAACGTCGCCCGGATGCTCTGCGACAGCCTGGGCGGCCACGGCCCGTTCCAAGGGGGCGGACCGCTCGTGGAGTTCGGAGGGCTCCTCGGCGGGCTGCCGCGAGGGGCGGTGCAGTGCATCGACGCCCAGGGCGCCGTCACCGGCTGGACCGGGTCGGTGAACCTGCCCGTCGACCGGTCGACGGTGCTGACCGCGACCGCGACGAGCTCCGGGCTGCTCCCGGCGACCGAGCCGACCACGACGGTGGTCAAGGGCCAGGCCTACCGGGTCGTGGCCGTCGCCCGGCCCGGCGGGGGCGAGATCCGCGTCGCGCGGGGGCTCGAGGACACCACCGAGGTCCTCGGGTCGCTGCGCGACCTCTCGATCGGCGTCGGCGTCGCCGTCATCGCCCTCGCCGCCGCGGTCGGCTGGCTCATCGCCCGGCGGGTCACCCGGCCGGTGCTCCGGCTCACCGACGCCGCCGAGGCGGTCGGGGCCACCGGCCAGCTCGAGGTCGACGTGCCCGAGGGCGGCCGCGACGAGGTCGGGCGGCTAGCCCGGGCCTTCCGCTCGATGCTCGACGCCCTCCACCGCTCGCGCACCCAGCAGCAGCGGCTGGTCCAAGACGCCGGCCACGAGCTCCGCACCCCGCTCACGAGCCTGCGGGCCAACATCGACACGCTGCGCCGTCACCCCGAGCTCGCCGGCGGCCCGCGCCAGCAGCTCCTCGCCGACCTCGACGGCGAGCTGCGCGAGCTCTCGAGCCTGGCCGACGAGCTCGTCGCCCTCGCCGTCGACCGCTACGACGACGAGTCACCGCGGCGGGTGCGGCTCGACGAGCTCGCGAGCCGGGCCGGCGCGCGCGCCGAGCGACGGAGCGGCCGCGCCATCGTCGTCGACGCCGAGCCGGCGGTCGTCGAGGCCCGCCCCGGCCAGCTCGAGCGGGCCATCGGCAACCTGCTCGACAACGCGGTCAAGTTCAGCCCCGACGGCACCCCCATCGACCTCACGGTCCGACCGGGGCGCCTCACCGTTCGCGACCGCGGGCCCGGCGTCGCGCCGGCCGACCTGCCGCTGGTGTTCGACCGCTTCTACCGGGCCGTCGACGGTCGCAGCCTCCCCGGCTCCGGGCTGGGCCTCGCCATCGTGCGCGAGGCCGTCGAGGCGGCGGGCGGGCGCGTCGAGGCGTCGAACCACCCCGGCGGCGGGGCCGTGTTCACGATCGAGCTGCCCGAGGCCCCGCCGGCCTGA
- a CDS encoding CoA transferase: MTEPEDPARPLAGTRVLDLTTFLSGPIAARALADLGAEVVRVEPPGGDPTRAGTGLAPGDPPSPFYLALHRDRRGVVLDLKSEAGGEVLRDLVAASDVLLENFRPGVTDRLRIDYETLAPRNPGLVYCTITGFGPDGPYSQLAATDGAVQAFGGVLELTGPPGRFGLPVPLPLADLLAGATAAQGVLAALVARARHGRGTHLDVSMLECLLGWLLVGDRERTLAPPTTLVLEAADGAAVLVQTSLHFQPRLATLLAAVPGCAAITTDPRFATRDGRHEHLAAYTELVARAFRTRTADAWLEALGSIGIPASRVQRVDDALAHPQLAHRGAQVEVAVPGLGRRTVLTGPFRYDGHRKSETAPPPTLGEHTGDVLTRVLGYGHERIAALGDAGAFGDRAVE; the protein is encoded by the coding sequence GTGACCGAGCCCGAGGATCCGGCCCGCCCGCTGGCCGGGACCCGGGTGCTGGACCTGACCACCTTCCTGTCGGGGCCGATCGCGGCCCGCGCTCTCGCCGACCTCGGGGCCGAGGTGGTGCGCGTCGAGCCTCCCGGCGGGGACCCGACCCGAGCCGGGACGGGGCTGGCGCCGGGCGACCCGCCGTCTCCCTTCTACCTGGCCCTGCACCGCGACCGGCGCGGGGTCGTGCTCGACCTGAAGTCCGAGGCCGGCGGCGAGGTGCTGCGCGACCTGGTGGCGGCGTCCGACGTCCTGCTCGAGAACTTCCGGCCCGGCGTCACCGACCGCCTGCGGATCGACTACGAGACGCTGGCGCCGCGCAACCCCGGGCTCGTGTACTGCACGATCACCGGGTTCGGGCCCGACGGCCCCTACTCGCAGCTGGCCGCCACCGACGGCGCGGTGCAGGCCTTCGGGGGCGTCCTCGAGCTCACCGGGCCGCCGGGCCGCTTCGGCCTCCCGGTGCCGCTCCCGCTCGCCGACCTCCTCGCCGGCGCCACCGCCGCGCAGGGCGTCCTCGCCGCCCTCGTGGCCCGGGCCCGCCACGGCCGCGGCACCCACCTCGACGTCAGCATGCTCGAGTGCCTGCTCGGCTGGCTGCTGGTGGGCGACCGGGAGCGGACCCTGGCGCCGCCGACGACGCTCGTGCTCGAGGCCGCCGACGGGGCGGCCGTCCTCGTGCAGACCAGCCTCCACTTCCAGCCCCGGCTGGCCACGCTGCTCGCCGCCGTGCCGGGCTGCGCGGCGATCACCACCGATCCCCGCTTCGCGACGCGAGACGGGCGACACGAGCACCTCGCCGCCTACACCGAGCTCGTCGCGCGGGCCTTCCGCACCCGCACCGCCGACGCCTGGCTCGAGGCGCTGGGGTCGATCGGGATCCCGGCGTCGCGGGTCCAGCGCGTCGACGACGCGCTCGCTCACCCCCAGCTCGCGCACCGGGGGGCCCAGGTGGAGGTGGCGGTCCCCGGCCTCGGTCGCCGCACCGTGCTGACGGGCCCGTTCCGCTACGACGGTCACCGCAAATCCGAGACCGCGCCGCCCCCGACGCTCGGCGAGCACACCGGCGACGTCCTCACGCGGGTGCTCGGCTACGGCCACGAGCGCATCGCCGCGCTCGGCGACGCCGGCGCCTTCGGGGACCGAGCCGTCGAGTAG